In one Sphingobium indicum B90A genomic region, the following are encoded:
- a CDS encoding MarR family winged helix-turn-helix transcriptional regulator, translating to MVVRAKDALLADEDYRALAAFRHEIRRFQAFSEAHAGMLGLTPQQHQALLAIRAANANQATVGYIAERLVLKAHSATGLVDRLDALGLIVREVSPDDRRRSLLRLTAKAYDILASLSTMHREEIRRLRPLLLEIFDKLD from the coding sequence ATGGTTGTGCGCGCAAAGGACGCATTATTGGCCGATGAAGATTATCGTGCTTTGGCGGCGTTTCGGCATGAGATCCGGCGCTTCCAGGCGTTTAGCGAGGCGCATGCGGGCATGCTCGGGCTGACCCCGCAACAGCATCAGGCCTTGCTTGCTATTCGCGCTGCCAATGCTAACCAGGCGACTGTCGGCTATATCGCCGAGCGGCTGGTCCTGAAGGCGCATAGCGCGACGGGCCTGGTCGACCGCCTCGATGCATTGGGTCTGATCGTCCGGGAGGTGTCACCGGACGATCGTCGTCGTTCGCTCCTGCGGTTGACCGCCAAGGCTTATGACATTCTCGCCTCGCTTTCGACCATGCATCGCGAGGAAATCCGGCGGCTGCGGCCGTTGCTTCTCGAGATATTCGACAAACTCGATTGA
- a CDS encoding LysR family transcriptional regulator, with protein MDIAIARTFLEVVKTGSFVGAAANLNLTQTAVSARIRVLEEQLDCPVFIRNKAGAKLTPAGEQFLRFATTLVQVWARARRAVALPPGRETVVTVGAELSLWNPLLRHWLLWMRRECSEIAVRTQIDTAENLMEQVQDGSLDVAILYAAPHRPGVVAELLFEEKLVMVRTTPTTVPLSSQDHVQIDWGDEFAASFQAAFPEHPNAVVSISYGPLALEYILATGGSGYFRKGFIRSYLEENRLALVPSSPEFSYSAYAVHSTKADPGVMNRIREGLRVAAKIAV; from the coding sequence ATGGACATCGCGATCGCGCGAACCTTTCTCGAGGTTGTGAAGACAGGCAGCTTTGTGGGTGCCGCCGCCAATCTCAATCTCACTCAAACCGCGGTCAGCGCCCGCATCCGGGTTTTGGAGGAACAGCTCGACTGTCCGGTATTCATCCGCAACAAGGCCGGAGCCAAACTGACGCCTGCCGGGGAGCAATTCCTCCGGTTCGCGACGACGCTTGTGCAAGTCTGGGCCCGTGCCAGACGCGCGGTCGCTCTGCCACCAGGACGCGAGACGGTGGTTACCGTGGGAGCGGAGCTCAGCCTCTGGAATCCGCTCCTGCGCCACTGGCTCCTTTGGATGCGGCGCGAATGTTCCGAAATTGCCGTTCGCACACAAATCGATACAGCCGAGAACCTGATGGAGCAGGTCCAAGATGGATCGCTCGATGTCGCGATTCTCTATGCCGCGCCGCATCGGCCCGGTGTGGTGGCCGAGTTGCTGTTTGAGGAAAAGCTAGTGATGGTGAGAACCACACCCACCACTGTTCCTCTGTCGTCGCAAGACCATGTCCAGATTGATTGGGGTGATGAGTTTGCGGCGAGTTTCCAAGCCGCATTCCCCGAGCATCCCAATGCCGTCGTTTCAATCAGCTATGGTCCTTTGGCGTTGGAATACATTCTGGCGACGGGCGGGAGCGGCTATTTCCGAAAAGGCTTCATCCGGTCCTATCTCGAGGAGAACCGGCTTGCCCTGGTCCCCAGCAGCCCAGAGTTCTCTTATTCCGCTTATGCTGTGCACTCCACCAAGGCCGATCCGGGCGTAATGAACCGTATTCGCGAAGGGCTTCGCGTCGCCGCCAAGATCGCTGTTTGA
- a CDS encoding DUF6306 domain-containing protein: protein MISDEPSSPVCFISEADDVYMGYAGRDELLKNLNELLEAERAGAKVALASSRIPATPAYSALMLRVRADEARWCAMLAEQIGRLKATPSRKTGAFREKALAIVDPYDRLNFLNRGQAWVVRRLEEMLPRVRDEHLHGALKEMLESHRSNIQKAADLLDADSVTR, encoded by the coding sequence ATGATATCAGACGAGCCTTCTTCTCCGGTTTGCTTCATTTCCGAGGCCGACGACGTCTATATGGGCTATGCTGGCCGTGACGAACTTCTCAAGAACCTTAACGAGTTGCTCGAGGCCGAGCGAGCGGGAGCAAAGGTAGCGCTAGCCAGCAGCAGGATTCCCGCCACGCCTGCGTATTCCGCGCTCATGCTCAGAGTTCGCGCCGATGAAGCGCGCTGGTGCGCGATGCTTGCCGAGCAGATTGGGCGCCTTAAGGCGACACCGTCGCGCAAGACGGGAGCGTTTCGGGAAAAGGCGCTTGCGATAGTTGATCCATATGATCGCCTGAATTTCCTCAATCGTGGCCAAGCCTGGGTCGTTCGAAGGCTGGAAGAGATGTTACCGCGGGTCCGAGATGAGCATCTGCACGGCGCTCTTAAAGAGATGTTGGAAAGCCATAGGAGCAATATCCAGAAAGCGGCCGACCTCCTTGACGCTGACTCGGTCACGCGTTGA
- a CDS encoding chloride channel protein: MSLTPTRVVETHQLADHSVDLRMPLLALMALVVGTGGAVGAWVLVKLIAIATNLFWFGRLSAAHSVIMDSNVGLLVVVIPVIGSLLVGLMARFGSDKIRGHGIPEAIETILFGESRLSLKVALLKPLSSAISIGSGGPFGAEGPIIMTGGAIGSLFAQCFHLSAAERKTLLVAGAAAGMTAIFGTPLAAILLAVEVLLFELKPRSFVPVVVATIVSLAWRPLFLGSGSMFPMTATVPDSGWSLLAAAGIGLLVGFEAMLLSTSLYRIEDLFHKLPVHWMWWPAIGAIVVGLGGLIDAHVLGAGYASIEALLTGSLALKVVVALLAVKAVVWLVALGSGTSGGVLAPLLILGGAAGFLIGQFLPGDASFWAMIGMAGIMSGAMRAPMTGALFAVELTGHFEAIPYTITAAGAAYAISVLLMRRSILTEKIARRGRHILQEYTVDPLDLLQAAQLMTPHPQTLSGGLTIEQTLTFFTTQAEHRSYPVVDAGGRLIGLVSRTDALRWQIDHSLAKTLLSDAISDSTQPVAYPDTPSGVVADLIIETGIGRIPIVDRETRKVLGILSRQDLLKARSTNRLAETGRNRFVFRTNPAS; this comes from the coding sequence ATGTCCCTAACGCCGACGCGAGTCGTTGAGACCCATCAACTGGCAGACCATTCCGTCGATCTGCGGATGCCGCTGCTGGCGCTCATGGCTTTGGTTGTGGGAACCGGCGGCGCGGTAGGCGCGTGGGTGCTCGTGAAGCTGATCGCGATTGCAACCAACCTGTTCTGGTTCGGACGGCTCTCGGCGGCCCATTCGGTCATCATGGACAGCAATGTCGGCCTGCTGGTAGTGGTTATCCCGGTGATCGGCAGCCTACTCGTCGGATTGATGGCGCGATTTGGGTCCGACAAGATCCGAGGGCATGGCATTCCCGAAGCGATCGAGACGATCCTGTTCGGCGAGAGCCGGCTCTCGCTTAAGGTCGCCCTGCTCAAACCGCTCTCTTCGGCGATTTCCATCGGCAGCGGTGGGCCTTTTGGCGCCGAAGGACCGATCATTATGACCGGCGGCGCCATAGGGTCGCTCTTTGCCCAATGTTTCCATCTGAGCGCCGCCGAACGAAAGACGCTGCTCGTCGCGGGCGCCGCCGCAGGCATGACCGCGATCTTCGGCACCCCGCTCGCGGCCATTCTCCTGGCGGTCGAGGTGCTCCTGTTCGAATTGAAACCGCGCAGCTTCGTACCCGTTGTCGTCGCGACGATCGTTTCTTTGGCATGGCGGCCCCTTTTCCTTGGCTCGGGATCGATGTTTCCGATGACCGCGACCGTGCCCGATTCAGGCTGGAGCCTGCTCGCCGCCGCCGGCATCGGCCTTCTGGTCGGCTTCGAGGCGATGCTGCTGTCGACGTCGCTGTACCGGATCGAAGATCTGTTTCACAAATTGCCGGTCCATTGGATGTGGTGGCCGGCGATTGGCGCGATCGTCGTTGGTCTGGGCGGCCTGATCGACGCCCATGTCCTGGGTGCGGGCTATGCGAGCATCGAAGCGCTGCTGACGGGTTCGCTGGCTCTCAAGGTCGTCGTCGCGCTCCTCGCCGTGAAGGCGGTGGTCTGGCTCGTCGCGCTGGGCTCGGGAACGTCAGGCGGCGTTCTTGCGCCGCTCCTCATCCTCGGCGGCGCGGCCGGCTTTCTCATCGGTCAGTTCCTCCCCGGCGACGCAAGCTTCTGGGCGATGATCGGCATGGCCGGTATCATGAGCGGCGCGATGCGCGCGCCGATGACCGGCGCGCTGTTCGCCGTCGAACTCACCGGGCATTTCGAAGCGATCCCCTACACCATCACCGCCGCCGGAGCCGCCTACGCAATCAGCGTCTTGCTGATGCGCCGGTCGATCCTCACCGAAAAGATCGCGCGGCGCGGACGCCATATCCTTCAAGAATATACTGTCGATCCGCTCGATCTCCTGCAGGCAGCCCAGCTTATGACCCCACATCCGCAGACGCTCTCCGGCGGCCTGACGATCGAGCAGACGCTCACCTTTTTCACGACCCAGGCCGAACATCGAAGCTATCCGGTCGTGGATGCCGGGGGGCGGCTGATCGGTCTCGTGTCCCGAACCGATGCGCTGCGCTGGCAGATCGACCACAGCCTCGCGAAGACCCTGCTCTCCGATGCCATTTCCGATTCAACACAACCCGTCGCCTATCCCGACACGCCCAGCGGCGTCGTGGCCGATCTGATCATCGAAACAGGAATCGGCCGGATTCCCATCGTCGATCGCGAAACCCGCAAGGTGCTCGGGATCTTGTCGCGTCAGGATCTCCTCAAGGCGCGCAGTACAAATCGGCTTGCCGAAACCGGCCGTAACCGATTTGTCTTCCGAACCAATCCCGCGTCCTGA
- a CDS encoding DUF488 domain-containing protein, with product MGTLRIKRIYEPPLPSDGFRVLVDRLWPRGVSKAEAALDLWLKEIAPSAELREWFGHDPARFDEFATRYRSELKTNVEAVDQLRDIAKAHDTTLLYGAHDRRANQAVVLAEFLAGQGPHFEQDA from the coding sequence ATGGGTACGCTGCGTATCAAGCGCATCTATGAGCCCCCGCTGCCGAGTGACGGCTTTCGTGTTCTGGTCGACCGGCTTTGGCCCAGAGGTGTGTCCAAGGCAGAGGCGGCCCTCGATCTCTGGCTCAAGGAGATTGCACCGTCAGCGGAACTGCGGGAATGGTTCGGCCACGACCCCGCCCGGTTCGACGAGTTTGCGACGCGGTACCGCTCGGAGCTGAAGACCAATGTCGAGGCGGTCGACCAGCTTCGTGACATCGCCAAAGCCCACGACACCACCCTGCTTTATGGCGCGCACGATAGGCGTGCGAACCAGGCGGTCGTCCTCGCGGAATTTCTTGCCGGGCAAGGGCCGCATTTCGAGCAGGATGCCTGA